The following coding sequences lie in one Fusarium poae strain DAOMC 252244 chromosome 1, whole genome shotgun sequence genomic window:
- a CDS encoding hypothetical protein (BUSCO:48183at5125), with protein MSEYWKSTPKYWCKHCQIYVRDTKLERQNHESTAKHQGALKRFLRDLHRGHERDEREKERAKQEIARLNGVVSGSSSSSAAGPSRPAPRAQPSAPSEASLKKQREQLAEMGVAMPSAFRPEMAMPGEWTVTNTRVIEKPEEEGEVKVETRANGVRKREATEQEKEEEDAMQGLFKKPRRWGRDSKAMPQEDHDLDALLSGSTFTPRAVKEETVKEEEDSTNNIKKEDDEDNATTVKGEEETSAIKTEAPDVEPLIKPEPEEAESGVPMVVFKKRKPKGIRQK; from the coding sequence ATGTCCGAATACTGGAAATCCACACCGAAATACTGGTGCAAGCACTGTCAAATCTACGTCCGCGACACGAAACTCGAGCGCCAGAACCACGAATCTACCGCCAAGCATCAAGGCGCCCTCAAACGATTCCTGCGCGACCTGCACCGTGGCCACGAGCGTGACGAGCGCGAGAAAGAACGCGCAAAGCAAGAAATTGCCCGTCTCAATGGCGTCGTGTCAggatcttcatcatcatcggcagCTGGTCCCTCAAGACCTGCGCCACGCGCCCAGCCTAGCGCACCGTCTGAAGCGTCCTTGAAGAAGCAGAGGGAACAGCTAGCTGAGATGGGTGTTGCAATGCCAAGCGCTTTTCGACCTGAGATGGCTATGCCAGGTGAATGGACGGTTACGAATACACGAGTTATCGAGAagccagaagaagaaggggagGTCAAGGTTGAGACCAGAGCAAATGGTGTGCGGAAACGAGAGGCAACAGaacaagaaaaggaagaagaggatgctATGCAAGGACTATTCAAGAAACCTAGAAGATGGGGACGAGATTCGAAAGCGATGCCTCAAGAAGACCATGATCTGGATGCGCTTCTAAGCGGATCGACATTTACGCCTCGCgctgtcaaggaggagacagtcaaggaagaagaagatagtACAAATaacatcaagaaggaagatgatgaagataacGCAACGACGGTAAagggggaggaggagacgTCGGCTATCAAGACAGAAGCACCTGATGTTGAACCTCTGATAAAACCAGAGCCTGAAGAAGCTGAGTCTGGCGTTCCGATGGTGGTgttcaagaagagaaagccaAAGGGAATTCGACAAAAGTAA